Part of the Parambassis ranga chromosome 16, fParRan2.1, whole genome shotgun sequence genome, gtctgacagcagggcaGCCTGCATGAAAGACTTGCTTCGACAATTCATCAGAAGAGCTAAACAGGTATGTTAGAaggtatttttttcccccatgtgtgcacatgtgagacTGAACATAAGCCTGTCAATGTGAGAGGAATTCTTAACATTAACTGTCTATGCTGACCTGTCTGGTGCACAGTGCCTTCTGTGAATCTCTGTAGATAGTCTGCAGActctaactgtgtgtgtgtgtgtttaggcccTGGCCATAGTGATGGACAGCTTCAGTGATGTTGAGCTGCTGTTTGATCTACTGGAGGCAAGCAAGAAGAGAAATGTGTCTGTTCATTTGTTGCTGGATCATCTCAACCTGAATATGTTTGTCAGTATGTGGCAGGACCTCAAACTCAACAGCAACAACTTCCCTGTGAGTCAGTTCACCTTTTGTAAAACAATCCCCATTTCACATCACTACTTTATAAGTATTGAATAAATGTTGTGTGTCTAGAACCTGTCAGTGCGAAGTGTCCATGGACAGACATACTGTGCCAAGACTGGCAGGAAGCTGACTGGGCAGATCACTGAGAGTTTTATTATCACAGACTGGACTGAGGTGCTAACTGGTTCATACAGGTACACACAATTATGATCTGTTTATGCATTCTTGTTatgtatattttgtgtttttatgtctgttgtgtgtgtgtgtgtgtcctcagtttCTCCTGGCTGTCCTGGCAAGTCCATCGGAGTCTTGCGGTTCATATAAAGGGCAGCTCAGCCACACCTTTCCAACAGGAATTCCAAAGACTCCACACCAGCTCCAAACCAGTCGCCGGCTTCGTCACCTTTATCCCTCTGCCGCACACTCTTTGCTCCACGTCACATGCAACTATGGATGACATCACTGGTGGCGGTAAAGAGAAGTCAAATCACAAAGAAGGAAGTGCTGCTTTACAAATGCAGGGCAAACCTCCGCAACCGTACCCGGTTTGGTTGCAACCGGTTACTTCTGTGGAAAAGTACACAGTGGGACCTGTCCGCACCATGCATGATGCAAGAACAAATGTGGAGCTTCTGGAAAAGAATCCAAATCACACAAGGAGTCATTTAACTCCTCTCAATCAGACCCACTTCTcaaatgttcagcatgaaattgcTGGCCTCACCATAGCTGAAAACAGCGTGTGGTTTCAAGATCCAAACTCTCCACACACCCCTTCCCTGCAGAGGACTGTACTAACCCAGTCACCTTTGATGAGGACTTCACATCTTGACCAACCAGATGTGGGTACCACGCAGCTTTTCTTTCAGCAAAGGAACAGGAACATGTTGACACAACCTGCAGGGCTGAATGCGCTTCAAAGACAATGG contains:
- the LOC114448345 gene encoding uncharacterized protein LOC114448345, with product MDACKTVSVLSYRESRPLGKVRRRLQDLRNPSSSVYDFIASGPTFDLSHNESARLAVDCLLSQGLEGYHKMLKAEGEVDFLSEQEKNYILENVKDFNTDDSDVPINDDEKELESLSVGSQSPTQCQAASTDSDPTVAEVAQSSLKDLKLSDPVQDDPSTEVYFQSDSRAACMKDLLRQFIRRAKQALAIVMDSFSDVELLFDLLEASKKRNVSVHLLLDHLNLNMFVSMWQDLKLNSNNFPNLSVRSVHGQTYCAKTGRKLTGQITESFIITDWTEVLTGSYSFSWLSWQVHRSLAVHIKGSSATPFQQEFQRLHTSSKPVAGFVTFIPLPHTLCSTSHATMDDITGGGKEKSNHKEGSAALQMQGKPPQPYPVWLQPVTSVEKYTVGPVRTMHDARTNVELLEKNPNHTRSHLTPLNQTHFSNVQHEIAGLTIAENSVWFQDPNSPHTPSLQRTVLTQSPLMRTSHLDQPDVGTTQLFFQQRNRNMLTQPAGLNALQRQWKCSLNFNSKVDLPSENLKLLSHTLQQSQEKAILQFPFTHLRGHNSGRQTSLETRRQDQPPLQPRTLLSSQLQRDSMLFLPGAKEQLQMNPPPGLKWTPQNHPNAAQPRMLARHSSFITNHGIGQTTRTQLGWRPFQSGMNARLERSKSMTERRAAGFSSNRNQT